The following are from one region of the Nostoc cf. commune SO-36 genome:
- the moaA gene encoding GTP 3',8-cyclase MoaA, producing MNQVDYLRISLIDRCNFRCQYCMPEGVELDYILKQQLLSDEELLTLIQEVFIPVGFTRFRLTGGEPLLRPRVVDLVSTIASLPQIKDLSMTTNGFLLAPMAQNLYNAGLRRINISLDSLDPDIFDQIIGNQGRSRWQQVWQGIQAAHHVGFDPLKLNVVVIRGVNDHEVLDLAALTIDKQWHVRFIEFMPIGNVDLFGDRGWVSSADLRQQIRDRWGLTEAQVRGAGPADVFQIPGAKGTLGFISQMSECFCDRCNRMRLSADGWLRPCLLNETGQIDLKTALRSGTSTAKLKEQVRHLLEIKPEINFKGRDSGISGTYTRTMSQIGG from the coding sequence ATGAACCAGGTAGATTACCTCCGCATTAGCTTAATCGATCGCTGCAATTTTCGTTGTCAGTATTGTATGCCAGAGGGAGTAGAACTGGACTATATTCTCAAGCAACAGTTATTGAGTGATGAGGAACTACTCACCTTAATTCAAGAAGTATTTATTCCCGTAGGCTTTACCAGATTTCGTTTGACTGGGGGCGAACCCTTATTGCGTCCGCGTGTGGTGGATTTGGTAAGTACGATCGCAAGTCTCCCCCAAATTAAAGACCTCTCAATGACCACCAACGGTTTTTTGCTGGCTCCGATGGCACAAAACCTCTACAATGCTGGTCTGCGACGAATTAATATTAGTCTGGACTCTCTTGATCCCGACATTTTCGATCAAATTATTGGTAATCAAGGGCGTTCTCGTTGGCAACAAGTTTGGCAGGGAATCCAAGCTGCCCATCACGTCGGATTCGACCCCCTGAAGCTGAATGTGGTGGTGATCAGGGGCGTTAATGACCACGAAGTTCTCGATTTAGCCGCCCTGACAATTGATAAACAGTGGCACGTTCGATTTATTGAATTTATGCCCATTGGTAATGTGGATTTATTTGGCGATCGCGGTTGGGTATCTTCAGCCGATTTACGGCAACAAATCCGCGATCGCTGGGGCTTGACAGAAGCTCAAGTTCGTGGGGCTGGCCCTGCTGATGTCTTTCAAATTCCTGGTGCGAAGGGGACACTAGGATTTATTAGTCAGATGTCGGAATGTTTTTGCGATCGTTGTAACCGGATGCGCCTGAGTGCTGATGGCTGGCTGCGTCCCTGTTTATTAAATGAAACTGGTCAAATAGATTTAAAAACTGCTCTCCGTTCTGGCACTAGCACTGCTAAATTAAAAGAACAGGTGAGGCATTTACTCGAAATCAAGCCAGAAATTAACTTTAAAGGGCGCGATTCTGGCATTTCGGGTACATATACCCGCACCATGTCGCAAATCGGTGGTTAG
- the rpsD gene encoding 30S ribosomal protein S4: MSRYRGPRLRIVRRLGDLPGLTRKSARRAYPPGMHGQNRKKRSEYAIRLEEKQKLRFNYGLTEKQLLRYVRKARRVTGSTGQVLLQLLEMRLDNTVFRLGIAPTIPAARQLVNHGHVTVNGRVVNIASYQCRPGETIAVRDRAQSRKLVEANLQYPGLANLPSHLEFDKNKLVGKVNSVIEREWVALQVNELLVVEYYSRQA; this comes from the coding sequence ATGTCCCGATATAGAGGGCCCCGCCTCAGAATTGTCCGTCGCTTAGGCGACCTACCAGGATTGACTCGTAAAAGCGCTAGACGCGCTTACCCACCTGGTATGCATGGTCAGAACCGTAAGAAACGCTCTGAATATGCCATCCGTTTAGAAGAAAAGCAAAAGCTCCGCTTCAACTACGGTTTGACTGAAAAACAATTGCTTCGCTATGTGCGGAAAGCCAGACGTGTTACTGGTTCTACCGGACAAGTGCTGCTGCAATTGCTAGAAATGCGCTTGGATAATACCGTTTTCCGCTTGGGTATAGCCCCGACTATCCCAGCAGCGCGTCAACTGGTAAATCATGGTCACGTAACTGTTAATGGTCGTGTGGTAAATATTGCCAGCTACCAATGCCGTCCTGGTGAAACAATTGCAGTCAGAGATCGGGCACAATCACGGAAGTTGGTGGAAGCTAACTTGCAATATCCCGGTTTGGCCAACCTCCCCAGTCATTTGGAGTTTGACAAAAATAAGTTGGTTGGTAAAGTCAACAGCGTTATTGAGCGCGAATGGGTGGCACTACAAGTTAATGAACTACTTGTGGTGGAATACTACTCACGACAAGCGTAA
- the hetR gene encoding heterocyst differentiation master regulator HetR — MSNDIDLIKRLDPSAMDQIMLYLAFSAMRTSGHRHGAFLDAAATAAKCAIYMTYLEQGQNLRMTGHLHHLEPKRVKIIVEEVRQALTEGKLLKMLGSQEPRYLIQLPYVWLEKYPWQPGRSRVPGTSLTSEEKRQIEQKLPSNLPDAQLVSSFEFLDLIEFLHRRSQEDLPPEHQMPLSEALGEHIKRRLLYSGTVTRIDSPWGMPFYALTRPFYAPADDQERTYIMVEDTARYFRMMKNWAERRRNAMRLLEELDILPERMEQAMEELDEVIRAWADKYHQDGGIPVVLQTVFGERED; from the coding sequence ATGAGTAACGACATAGATCTGATCAAACGTCTTGACCCCAGTGCGATGGATCAGATCATGCTTTATCTGGCTTTTAGTGCCATGCGGACGAGTGGGCACAGGCATGGGGCATTTCTAGACGCAGCCGCAACAGCCGCAAAGTGTGCAATTTACATGACCTATCTAGAGCAGGGGCAAAACCTGCGGATGACAGGGCATTTGCATCACTTGGAGCCGAAACGAGTAAAAATTATTGTAGAAGAAGTCAGACAGGCATTAACAGAAGGCAAGCTATTAAAAATGCTGGGTTCTCAGGAGCCTCGCTATTTGATTCAATTGCCTTATGTCTGGCTAGAAAAATATCCTTGGCAACCGGGGCGATCGCGCGTTCCTGGTACTAGTCTGACAAGTGAAGAAAAAAGACAAATTGAGCAAAAACTGCCCAGTAATTTACCTGATGCCCAGTTAGTTAGCTCTTTTGAGTTTCTGGATTTGATCGAGTTTTTGCACAGGCGATCGCAAGAAGACTTGCCACCCGAACACCAAATGCCTTTGAGTGAAGCTTTGGGTGAGCATATCAAACGCCGCCTGCTTTACTCAGGAACGGTAACACGCATTGATTCTCCTTGGGGAATGCCTTTCTACGCTCTTACTCGTCCTTTCTATGCACCAGCAGACGATCAAGAACGTACTTACATTATGGTGGAAGATACCGCTCGGTATTTCCGTATGATGAAAAACTGGGCAGAACGGCGACGAAATGCCATGCGCTTACTGGAAGAACTTGATATACTGCCAGAAAGAATGGAGCAGGCTATGGAAGAATTGGATGAAGTTATCCGTGCCTGGGCAGATAAATATCACCAAGACGGAGGTATACCTGTGGTTTTACAGACTGTTTTTGGCGAAAGAGAAGACTAG
- a CDS encoding EamA family transporter, whose translation MGRFEKQPENPRVRGELSRAAENALWAVVEDLENLQQNVLRGLQEDVKRLQSEKNRLSDEIQSLVEEKEHLQQVRQITEQQVLIRQLAEVLAKHISSQLQSSLANLANQSVEGKSYEQAALKSAEVSSSVVGEINEKVEHMFDSLDDTVTVTFNSLQQELKNYQSNLSQQLSRMYSQQQQGETILTEFVNRLHGELEKTIEETSRKAVATAGTPTVLQFTEPEKNSSFEISRPPLGEVVKNSPEPISPIPNKFSEGETTSNPPVVRENPANPISLANNDLSPRVTPSESPVVRENPPNPISLANNDLSPRVTPSESPVVRENPTNPISLANNDLSPRVTPSESPVVRENAANPISLANNDLSPRITPSEPSAGVVPPPKENVNVTEPISVLNQDLAENETTSEPLIAPVPRPRITRPSQKLNIAEPISVLRKNGSQNQAKSSANTALEPQSAAKPSQSRSPKSSNFSTLQFGLLLIVLSAVVSSLYNVAIKIIFHEGSQIFGVLEVEQLLPPTLGNTLLILTLRFMVVVPLMVLLSPILHPRLWQDLENLAASVRGNSTPTNAATRQILVLSIVSGCFLFLSQVLIYIAIAQVKTGMAIALFFIYPMVTGLLSWFLFRDRPTIFRIAAIAAICCGELLVLAGSPSIGIGNTSMGSSTAILSGVAFAAYIILTRVCASKLHPVTFTLINFATMLLLSFICLMLPFWDLVVDSSKMLELVLSAFILGVLTLAGYLLNNVGITKLGASRSALIGGSIPVLTVIFAGLIIQENLDIVQILGVLFVTFGAAAFSFETMRNQVKPSSPTN comes from the coding sequence ATGGGGCGATTCGAGAAGCAACCAGAAAACCCAAGAGTCAGAGGGGAACTATCTAGAGCAGCAGAAAATGCGCTTTGGGCTGTAGTTGAAGACTTAGAAAATCTTCAGCAGAATGTTCTCAGAGGATTACAGGAAGACGTAAAGCGGCTTCAGTCAGAAAAGAATCGGTTATCTGATGAAATTCAAAGCTTGGTAGAGGAAAAAGAGCATTTACAACAAGTGCGCCAAATTACTGAGCAGCAAGTGTTGATTCGTCAACTGGCAGAAGTTCTGGCGAAGCATATATCTTCACAACTGCAATCCTCTCTGGCAAATTTGGCTAACCAAAGCGTAGAGGGCAAATCTTATGAACAAGCTGCGCTGAAGTCTGCTGAAGTGAGCAGCAGTGTAGTAGGTGAAATTAATGAAAAAGTCGAACACATGTTTGACAGTCTGGATGATACCGTTACTGTTACCTTTAACTCGCTGCAACAAGAACTGAAGAACTATCAAAGTAATCTTTCCCAACAGTTGTCACGGATGTACAGCCAGCAGCAACAAGGGGAAACGATTTTGACGGAGTTTGTTAATCGTCTGCATGGAGAACTAGAAAAAACTATAGAAGAAACTTCACGTAAAGCAGTAGCAACAGCAGGTACACCTACTGTTTTACAGTTTACAGAGCCAGAAAAAAACAGTTCTTTTGAGATATCCCGTCCACCGCTTGGCGAAGTAGTAAAAAATTCCCCTGAGCCAATTTCGCCGATCCCTAACAAATTTTCAGAAGGCGAAACGACATCAAACCCGCCAGTTGTTAGAGAAAATCCCGCGAACCCAATTTCTCTTGCCAACAATGACTTGTCCCCAAGGGTAACGCCATCAGAATCGCCTGTTGTTAGAGAAAATCCCCCGAATCCAATTTCTCTTGCCAACAATGACTTGTCCCCAAGGGTAACGCCATCAGAATCGCCGGTTGTTAGAGAAAATCCCACGAATCCAATTTCTCTTGCCAACAATGACTTGTCCCCAAGGGTAACGCCATCAGAATCGCCGGTTGTTAGAGAAAATGCCGCGAACCCAATTTCTCTTGCCAACAATGACTTGTCCCCAAGGATAACGCCATCAGAGCCTTCGGCAGGTGTAGTTCCGCCACCAAAGGAAAATGTAAATGTTACTGAACCAATTTCTGTCCTCAATCAGGACTTGGCGGAAAACGAAACGACATCAGAGCCTCTGATTGCGCCTGTGCCACGTCCGAGAATAACACGACCTTCTCAAAAACTAAATATTGCTGAACCAATTTCTGTCCTCCGCAAGAACGGATCGCAGAACCAAGCTAAATCCTCAGCGAACACTGCGCTAGAGCCGCAATCGGCAGCAAAACCCTCACAATCGCGATCGCCTAAGTCCTCTAACTTCTCGACACTCCAATTCGGGTTATTGTTAATTGTCTTATCGGCGGTGGTATCGTCGCTTTATAACGTAGCCATCAAGATAATTTTCCACGAAGGTTCTCAGATTTTTGGAGTCTTGGAAGTAGAACAGTTGCTACCACCGACTTTAGGAAATACCCTGTTAATTTTGACGCTACGGTTTATGGTGGTAGTTCCACTAATGGTACTGTTGTCTCCCATACTGCATCCCAGATTGTGGCAAGATTTGGAAAACTTGGCCGCATCAGTCCGAGGAAATTCCACACCTACTAATGCCGCTACGAGGCAGATTTTGGTGTTGTCGATTGTGAGTGGATGCTTTTTGTTTTTGTCTCAGGTGCTAATTTACATTGCGATCGCTCAAGTCAAAACTGGAATGGCGATCGCACTGTTCTTTATCTATCCAATGGTTACTGGTCTATTGTCATGGTTTCTGTTTCGCGATCGCCCGACAATATTCCGCATTGCGGCGATCGCCGCGATCTGCTGCGGTGAATTGTTGGTTTTAGCGGGTTCTCCCAGCATCGGTATAGGTAATACTTCAATGGGAAGCAGCACCGCCATTCTTTCGGGTGTGGCTTTTGCTGCCTACATAATTCTGACGCGGGTTTGTGCTAGTAAACTCCATCCCGTAACTTTTACCTTAATTAACTTCGCTACCATGCTGCTGTTGAGCTTTATCTGCTTGATGCTACCTTTTTGGGATTTAGTAGTTGACAGTTCAAAGATGCTGGAACTGGTCTTAAGCGCTTTTATTTTAGGTGTGCTAACTCTTGCCGGCTATTTGCTCAACAATGTTGGGATCACGAAACTAGGTGCTTCACGATCGGCACTCATTGGTGGTAGTATCCCAGTTTTAACCGTGATTTTCGCTGGGTTAATCATTCAAGAAAATTTGGATATCGTGCAAATTCTGGGAGTGTTATTTGTAACCTTTGGCGCGGCTGCTTTCAGCTTTGAAACAATGCGAAATCAGGTTAAACCCTCTAGTCCCACGAATTAA
- a CDS encoding inorganic phosphate transporter has protein sequence MLITLLFVALLAFYVAWNLGANDVANAMGTSVGSKAVTLKQAIIIAGVLEFTGAVLFGHEVTETIATKIANPALFAATPQILLTGMVTVLISCGVWLQIATSRGLPVSSSHAVVGAIAGFSWVALGVGAIDWSSIGLITIGWILTPLISGAIAALFYSQIKHWILDQPNQVVQLQEWIPWLSTALLGVFGVIVLPSLTQPLTNFVIEQVGFDIPAYDIPLLTGAVAAVGLTIVSWRQLADLGKTEESTQFPMPNAPCPMPNPVERLFARFQLLSACFVAFAHGSNDVGNAIAPLAAIVYINRTGSVPTDGITIPIWILILGGAGIVGGLAVWGKKVIATIGENIIALQPSSGFCAELATATTILIASRLGLPVSTSHALVGGVVGIGLVQNFKSIKFQTLKGIAAAWLITIPVSAALSAAIFSIARILFL, from the coding sequence ATGCTTATTACCCTACTTTTCGTTGCTCTACTAGCTTTCTACGTCGCCTGGAATCTCGGAGCAAACGATGTTGCTAATGCGATGGGAACCTCTGTAGGTTCCAAAGCTGTCACTCTCAAGCAAGCGATAATTATTGCTGGGGTATTGGAGTTTACGGGTGCTGTGTTGTTTGGACATGAGGTAACGGAAACTATAGCGACAAAAATTGCTAATCCCGCCTTATTCGCAGCTACACCCCAAATATTACTTACTGGGATGGTAACGGTACTAATATCCTGTGGTGTATGGTTGCAAATTGCCACATCACGAGGTTTACCAGTCTCATCTTCTCATGCGGTTGTTGGGGCGATCGCTGGATTTAGTTGGGTAGCTTTGGGAGTAGGTGCAATTGATTGGTCATCAATTGGCTTGATTACCATTGGCTGGATTTTAACGCCATTAATTAGTGGTGCGATCGCTGCTTTATTTTACAGTCAAATCAAGCACTGGATTTTAGATCAACCCAATCAAGTAGTCCAGTTACAAGAATGGATTCCTTGGTTGAGTACTGCATTGCTAGGTGTATTTGGCGTTATTGTATTACCATCGCTGACTCAACCACTAACCAATTTTGTGATTGAGCAAGTTGGTTTCGACATCCCCGCTTACGACATCCCACTGTTAACAGGTGCAGTAGCAGCAGTTGGACTCACAATCGTTAGTTGGCGGCAATTGGCAGATTTGGGGAAAACAGAAGAGTCTACCCAATTCCCCATGCCCAATGCCCCATGCCCAATGCCCAATCCTGTAGAAAGATTATTTGCCCGATTCCAACTATTAAGTGCTTGCTTCGTAGCCTTTGCTCATGGTTCTAATGATGTGGGAAATGCGATCGCTCCTTTAGCTGCGATCGTTTACATTAATCGCACTGGTAGCGTACCTACCGATGGTATCACTATCCCGATATGGATTTTAATTCTTGGTGGTGCTGGTATTGTTGGTGGTTTAGCTGTCTGGGGTAAAAAAGTCATCGCCACCATTGGCGAAAACATTATTGCCTTGCAACCTAGTAGTGGATTTTGTGCCGAACTTGCTACCGCTACTACCATTCTCATCGCCTCTCGGCTTGGTTTACCAGTCTCAACCTCCCACGCTCTCGTCGGTGGCGTAGTGGGTATTGGACTGGTGCAAAATTTCAAGTCGATTAAGTTCCAAACACTAAAAGGTATTGCCGCCGCATGGCTAATTACCATCCCTGTGAGTGCTGCCCTTAGCGCTGCCATCTTTAGCATCGCTCGGATTTTATTTCTCTAA
- a CDS encoding zinc-dependent dehydrogenase, translating into MKAQVFRGVNQLSYEDIPVPTVEPDEVLVQVRVVGLCQSDIKKIRYPLYEPPRIFGHETAGTIAAIGNNVKGWQVGQRVAVMHHIPCMHCAYCLNDNFSMCDVYKNISTTAGFNASGGGFADYVKVPGHIVENGGLIPIPDNISFEEASFVEPTNCCLKAVKKAQIAPGQTVLVTGAGPIGLMFIMLVKYFGAKAIATDLLPSRIEKALNVGAEAAFDARDADLTAKIHALTGGLGVDVTLLAVPSEKAFFQALDSTRKGGKILFFAEFPDEVEIPINPNILYRREIDLIGSYSSSYRLQNLSADIVFNQRIDVKALISDRYPLKDLSAAVEQAIAPTPDTYKILIYP; encoded by the coding sequence GTGAAAGCACAGGTATTTAGAGGCGTTAATCAACTTTCTTACGAAGATATTCCAGTTCCAACCGTGGAACCAGATGAAGTGCTGGTACAGGTGCGGGTTGTGGGGTTGTGTCAGTCAGATATTAAAAAAATTCGTTATCCACTGTATGAACCGCCGCGCATTTTTGGACATGAAACCGCCGGCACGATCGCAGCAATAGGCAATAATGTCAAAGGTTGGCAAGTTGGACAACGGGTAGCAGTAATGCACCACATCCCTTGTATGCATTGCGCCTACTGCCTAAATGATAATTTCTCCATGTGTGATGTCTACAAAAACATCTCCACTACCGCAGGCTTTAACGCCAGTGGCGGCGGTTTTGCCGATTATGTCAAGGTTCCCGGACATATTGTGGAAAATGGTGGGTTGATTCCCATCCCGGATAATATCAGTTTTGAAGAAGCCAGTTTTGTAGAACCAACTAACTGTTGTTTGAAGGCAGTGAAAAAAGCCCAAATTGCCCCAGGACAAACTGTGTTAGTTACTGGTGCTGGGCCAATTGGGTTGATGTTTATCATGTTGGTGAAGTATTTCGGAGCAAAAGCGATCGCTACCGACTTACTGCCCTCTAGAATTGAAAAAGCCTTGAATGTCGGTGCAGAGGCGGCTTTTGATGCGCGTGATGCCGATTTAACAGCAAAAATCCATGCCCTAACTGGTGGACTAGGTGTTGATGTTACCTTGCTGGCTGTTCCGAGTGAAAAAGCTTTCTTTCAAGCGCTTGATAGTACCCGCAAAGGCGGTAAAATCTTATTTTTCGCCGAGTTTCCTGATGAGGTGGAAATTCCCATTAACCCTAATATCCTCTACCGTCGGGAAATTGACTTAATCGGCAGTTATAGCTCATCTTATCGGCTTCAGAATCTATCAGCTGATATTGTATTTAATCAGCGAATTGATGTAAAAGCATTGATTAGCGATCGCTATCCATTAAAAGATTTATCAGCAGCTGTTGAGCAAGCGATCGCACCCACACCGGATACTTATAAAATCTTAATTTACCCGTAA
- a CDS encoding helix-turn-helix domain-containing protein, translating to MTIPDSVSRVLRQVVQAMASGKTVTIVTHNPELTTQQAADFLNVSRPYLIKLLEQSELPYVMVGTHRRVKFEDLTKYKQQRDIKRRQLLDELIAESQELGFYE from the coding sequence ATGACTATTCCTGATTCTGTAAGTCGTGTGCTACGACAAGTAGTGCAGGCAATGGCATCAGGAAAAACTGTAACTATAGTTACACATAATCCAGAACTAACAACACAACAAGCAGCTGATTTTTTGAATGTATCACGTCCCTATCTGATTAAATTATTAGAGCAGAGTGAGCTTCCTTACGTGATGGTAGGAACTCATAGACGGGTGAAATTTGAGGACTTAACAAAATATAAACAGCAAAGGGATATTAAACGTAGACAATTGCTAGATGAATTGATAGCCGAAAGCCAAGAGTTAGGATTTTATGAGTAG
- a CDS encoding helix-turn-helix domain-containing protein: MNKKSELDINQRFGKAIRRRRREMDLSQEELAERAQLHRTYISSIERGQRNPSLENIEKLAKALNISISALFAEYGIEVEE; this comes from the coding sequence GTGAACAAAAAGAGCGAATTAGATATCAACCAACGCTTTGGAAAAGCTATAAGGCGACGGCGGCGAGAAATGGATCTTTCACAAGAAGAGTTAGCTGAACGGGCACAACTTCATCGTACTTACATCTCAAGTATCGAAAGAGGGCAACGTAACCCTTCATTAGAAAACATAGAGAAGCTCGCTAAAGCACTAAATATATCTATTTCTGCTCTCTTTGCTGAATATGGCATTGAGGTAGAAGAGTGA
- a CDS encoding BstXI family restriction endonuclease yields the protein MRPKLNYRLGLPAAIAKKVEKTGQTRGAEKDTVYQNRVNRNSTVLIPISSWKADIILPEGGFENGYIVLANPEEYFSNHPPTPRRNLPTNLTLGENLLVLYETRYHWNHYPPSKYSWVAGNSRKPPLGGQYIARVPDTTSDNDCIERHGYVDKDTGGQGAGIRVYEYASSKEIEATRYQLSFLVWRTEGILDMAREEDIPNPEECKAKIEDKCREMGLDDLQLLEKNRMLDNKGRTVCPLCLKPILAKELAYRVEQAEGRNVPDLTVTTANLFHVKELKAGVYNHRRYNLGWGHHHCNAAARDWGVQLTLEWMEDILRNNGRIK from the coding sequence GTGAGACCTAAGTTAAATTACAGACTGGGGCTGCCGGCTGCAATAGCAAAAAAGGTAGAAAAAACTGGTCAAACAAGAGGTGCTGAAAAAGATACTGTCTATCAAAATCGTGTTAATCGAAACAGTACCGTTCTCATACCCATAAGTTCATGGAAAGCTGACATAATCTTGCCAGAAGGAGGTTTTGAAAACGGGTACATCGTTCTTGCGAATCCAGAAGAATACTTTTCTAATCATCCTCCAACTCCTCGCCGTAATTTACCAACAAACCTTACTCTTGGTGAAAACTTATTAGTTCTTTATGAAACAAGATATCACTGGAATCACTACCCTCCGAGTAAGTATAGTTGGGTAGCAGGAAATTCCCGAAAACCACCTTTAGGAGGACAATACATTGCCCGTGTACCAGATACAACAAGTGATAATGACTGTATTGAAAGGCATGGATATGTAGATAAGGATACGGGCGGTCAAGGGGCGGGGATTCGTGTTTATGAGTATGCTTCCTCTAAAGAGATAGAAGCTACCAGATATCAGCTATCTTTTCTGGTTTGGCGAACCGAAGGCATTCTTGATATGGCTCGTGAAGAAGATATCCCAAATCCTGAAGAATGCAAAGCAAAAATTGAGGATAAATGTCGAGAAATGGGACTTGACGATCTTCAACTTCTTGAAAAAAACCGGATGCTTGATAACAAAGGACGTACAGTTTGCCCTCTTTGCCTAAAACCTATTTTAGCCAAGGAACTTGCCTACCGTGTTGAACAAGCAGAGGGCAGAAATGTCCCAGATTTAACAGTTACTACAGCCAATCTGTTTCATGTTAAAGAACTGAAAGCAGGCGTATATAACCATCGTCGTTACAATCTTGGTTGGGGACATCATCACTGTAATGCAGCTGCTAGAGACTGGGGTGTTCAGCTTACATTGGAATGGATGGAAGATATACTCCGAAATAATGGACGGATTAAATAA
- a CDS encoding DNA-methyltransferase: protein MTIYLESSEVTLYQGDCLNVLRSLPDDSVNLILTDPPYHTTKKANITGDRDFKTDKSYLNWLDTIAEQWQRVLAPNGSLYCFASLKMAAKVEVLLDERFNVLSSITWTKPNEPGYDGWKQKTKKESLRSWYLNSERIIFAESASKEEQNQTAFGSLLKKTRLAAGLSTIQLTEAIGEYGSVNHGGAVSNWETGRNIPDPIQYEKLKAAFSKLSPQVPPLPDYEKIIRPFYVTADISYTDIWEFPTVKPYPGKHPAEKPLDLITHIIKASSYPGDVVLDSFAGSGVVGQAAKILGRKAILIEIEESLCHTIAQRFSKPSQLLPEPQKPAFDWQQEPLFRLLPNLEAM from the coding sequence ATGACAATTTACCTAGAATCCTCTGAAGTTACTCTTTATCAAGGAGATTGCTTAAATGTGTTGCGATCACTTCCCGATGATTCAGTTAACCTAATACTTACAGATCCACCCTACCATACCACCAAAAAAGCTAATATCACTGGGGACAGGGACTTTAAAACCGACAAAAGTTACCTTAACTGGTTAGACACCATAGCAGAGCAATGGCAACGTGTCTTAGCTCCAAACGGTTCTCTCTATTGTTTCGCTTCTCTTAAAATGGCAGCCAAAGTAGAGGTTTTGTTAGATGAAAGGTTTAATGTGCTATCCTCGATTACTTGGACGAAGCCTAATGAACCAGGTTATGACGGATGGAAGCAGAAAACAAAAAAAGAAAGTTTGCGGAGTTGGTATCTAAATTCAGAGCGGATCATTTTTGCGGAGTCAGCATCCAAAGAAGAACAAAACCAAACTGCTTTTGGAAGCTTGCTCAAGAAAACTAGATTAGCAGCAGGGTTGTCAACAATTCAACTCACAGAAGCTATTGGTGAATATGGCAGCGTAAATCATGGTGGTGCAGTGTCTAATTGGGAAACTGGTAGGAATATCCCAGATCCTATTCAATACGAAAAACTCAAAGCAGCGTTTTCTAAATTAAGTCCTCAAGTTCCGCCACTACCTGATTACGAAAAAATTATTAGGCCGTTTTATGTAACAGCCGATATATCATATACAGATATCTGGGAATTCCCAACAGTTAAACCTTATCCTGGTAAACACCCAGCAGAAAAACCCCTAGACTTAATTACTCATATTATCAAAGCTAGTTCATACCCTGGTGATGTAGTACTAGATTCCTTCGCTGGCTCAGGAGTTGTTGGACAAGCTGCCAAAATATTAGGACGCAAAGCCATATTAATTGAAATTGAAGAAAGTTTGTGTCACACAATAGCTCAACGGTTTTCAAAACCATCTCAATTATTACCAGAGCCTCAAAAACCTGCGTTTGACTGGCAGCAAGAACCTTTATTTCGGCTACTACCAAATCTCGAAGCCATGTAA